ATGGTGCCGAAAATGTTAAAGGCCAGGACGGTTAAATTGCGGGAATGAATGTGGCCTGACTTTTTCAGGGTTTTAAGCTCTCCAAGATAAATATTGAGTATTTCACGCTGAATCTGGCGGTTGACTTTATTGCCTTCGGGTGAGAGGTGTTCTTCATCGAGGGAAAATATTTTGGCTTCGTTCATGCGGGCCTCGGAGATCCGGATGTGGGTCTCCAAAAGTAACTCGAACCGCTCCAGGGGCTCCATATCCTTTTGGGTTATCTCTTTTAACCGATACACCAGTCTTTGGGAGGATTCTTCCAGGATGGCCAGCAGGAGGCCCTCCTTGCTTCCGAAGTAGTGATAGATATTAGAGATGCTCATGCCCATGGCCTGAGCGATATCGCGGATAGAAGTCCCTCTGAAGCCTTTGGCGGCAAAAAGATCAATGGCCGTCTTCAGGAGTTTTTCTTTGCCTTCGATAAGATCACCCATGGTTCGAAAAACCTTTCCCGTTTCCCGCAAGGCGGGATTCATCGCTTTCCCTTTGAGCGTTGGAAATTACATATCAAACGTTCGATATGTACATATCAAACGTTCGATACGGTTGTCAAGAAAAAAAATTTGGTTGATGAAAAAAATAGTGGTGGCAATTAATGCAATATCCGGGTAATATGAGATAATTAATTACTCAGAGGCCGGGAATGCCATGAATTTTTTTTCCGGAAATTTCAATAAAAGACTGAAAGATACAACGGGTTTCAATGGCCTCCGAGAAAATCCCGACCATGGCCTTCTCTTTTAATCGTTCAAAAAGCTGGGGGGTTTGGTCTCTCCTGATTTTGCTCGGCTTCGGCTTGATATTTTTGATTTTTAATGGCTATCATGAGATCCAGAAAATGAAACAATTGGCCCAAAAAAGGGAAACCCTGGTCCATTTGAATCAGGATCTGAATCGAAGAAACGAGGAAATGTACCGGGAGATTACCCGACTCCAACGAGACCCCGCTTATTTGGAAGAAATCGCCAGGAAGGAGTTTGGCCTGGTTAGACCGGACGAGATCATCTTTTTTATTGATGAAGGCCCAAAAAAGGAGGCGCCCCGAAATGCCACCGGAATCCAGTTTAATCACCCCTGACAAAGAACACCCGGCATCCAAAAACCTCTCTATCGAGATTGAATCCTCTCCACCTTTTATTTTGGATGTCGCACAATTATTCCGAGCTCACCAACTACCCGACAAGGCGGTTGAACTCTGCCGTCTGGGTCTGAACAATTTCCCCGGAGATCTGGGGTTACGGCTTGGAATGGCCTTGGGCTACCTGGATCTAAAAGAAGAGGAAAAAGCCTGGGGGGAAATATCCGCCGTAGCCCGGGAATTGAACCAACTCGCCCCGACTTTAGAAATAATCGCCAAATTTTCCCGGAAATTTGGACAAGCCGGACTATCCGAATGGTTCACCCTTCTTTCCCAGGTACTTGCCAAATATCCT
This is a stretch of genomic DNA from Deltaproteobacteria bacterium. It encodes these proteins:
- a CDS encoding TetR/AcrR family transcriptional regulator, with translation MNPALRETGKVFRTMGDLIEGKEKLLKTAIDLFAAKGFRGTSIRDIAQAMGMSISNIYHYFGSKEGLLLAILEESSQRLVYRLKEITQKDMEPLERFELLLETHIRISEARMNEAKIFSLDEEHLSPEGNKVNRQIQREILNIYLGELKTLKKSGHIHSRNLTVLAFNIFGTINWLLRWYRTDGALTLEQICREIISFILYGVIGNKGNKSS
- a CDS encoding septum formation initiator family protein, with product MASEKIPTMAFSFNRSKSWGVWSLLILLGFGLIFLIFNGYHEIQKMKQLAQKRETLVHLNQDLNRRNEEMYREITRLQRDPAYLEEIARKEFGLVRPDEIIFFIDEGPKKEAPRNATGIQFNHP